A window of Chloroflexota bacterium contains these coding sequences:
- a CDS encoding ATP-binding protein — protein sequence MDNLAQDLGRLRASLGPLPEPVVEPPFIVLSGLPGTGKSHLCHQLYRRLPAVVVESDALRKTLLPRPTYSAEESSYLFSLIHRLIDELLGKNIPVILDATNTSERNREYLYHIAERRGARLILVWVEAPPTLVQARLEARKAADQTPSDADWQVYQRMKETREKIARRHFVVDTSRDVSPVLEKIVREATR from the coding sequence ATGGACAACCTCGCCCAGGACCTGGGGCGGCTCCGGGCAAGCCTGGGACCCCTCCCTGAGCCTGTGGTGGAACCGCCCTTCATCGTCCTCTCCGGCCTGCCCGGCACCGGTAAGAGCCATCTCTGTCACCAGCTATATCGGCGTCTCCCCGCCGTGGTGGTGGAGAGCGATGCCCTGAGGAAAACGCTCTTGCCCCGGCCTACCTACTCGGCCGAGGAGAGCTCTTATCTCTTCAGCCTCATCCACCGCCTGATAGATGAGCTCCTGGGCAAGAACATCCCGGTTATCCTGGATGCCACCAATACTTCCGAGAGGAACAGGGAATACCTCTACCATATTGCGGAGAGGCGGGGGGCCCGGCTCATCCTGGTCTGGGTGGAGGCCCCACCCACCCTGGTCCAGGCCCGCCTGGAAGCCCGAAAGGCCGCTGACCAGACCCCCTCCGATGCCGACTGGCAGGTCTATCAGAGGATGAAGGAAACGAGGGAAAAGATAGCCCGCCGCCATTTTGTCGTGGACACCTCCCGGGATGTCTCCCCGGTGCTGGAGAAGATAGTCCGAGAGGCCACCCGTTAG
- a CDS encoding methylenetetrahydrofolate reductase, translating into MEPVSRLQRVLEAGQFAVTSEVGPPKGTDPVLVTRKGTRLKDYCDALNVTDNQTAIVRLSSLAGCALLRQVGVETVMQIVCRDRNRIAIQSDVLGAIALGIRNFLCLSGDHQMFGNHPTAKNVFDLDSIQLIAALKKMRDEKKFLCGDDISGEVPIFIGAAENPFADPFEFRAVRLAKKVKAGAQFIQTQAVYNIPKFARFMEMVRERGLDKQVHILAGIIPLRSAGMARYMQSSVPGCFVPDQVVERMKGAKVAKEEGIEIALEDIEQLRQVPGVHGIHIMAVGWEEEAVPTLVEKSGLYPRPEVRPS; encoded by the coding sequence ATGGAACCTGTAAGCAGGCTCCAACGGGTGCTGGAGGCGGGGCAATTCGCCGTCACCTCTGAGGTGGGCCCGCCCAAGGGGACCGACCCCGTCCTGGTCACCAGGAAGGGCACCCGCCTAAAGGACTACTGCGATGCCCTGAATGTCACCGATAACCAGACCGCCATCGTCCGCCTCTCCAGCCTGGCGGGGTGTGCCCTCCTCCGCCAGGTGGGAGTGGAGACGGTTATGCAGATTGTCTGCCGGGACAGGAACCGCATCGCCATCCAGAGCGATGTCCTGGGGGCCATAGCCCTGGGCATCCGCAACTTCCTCTGCCTTAGCGGGGACCACCAGATGTTCGGCAACCACCCCACGGCCAAGAATGTCTTTGACCTGGACTCCATCCAGCTCATCGCTGCCCTCAAGAAGATGCGGGACGAGAAAAAGTTCCTCTGCGGCGATGACATCTCGGGGGAGGTGCCCATATTCATCGGGGCGGCGGAGAACCCCTTCGCCGACCCCTTTGAGTTCAGGGCGGTCCGCCTGGCCAAAAAGGTGAAGGCGGGGGCCCAGTTCATCCAGACCCAGGCGGTCTACAATATACCCAAGTTCGCCCGGTTTATGGAGATGGTCCGGGAGAGGGGCCTGGACAAACAGGTCCATATCCTGGCGGGCATCATCCCCCTCCGTTCGGCAGGTATGGCCCGATATATGCAGAGCTCCGTCCCTGGGTGCTTTGTGCCCGACCAGGTTGTGGAGCGGATGAAGGGGGCCAAGGTCGCCAAGGAGGAGGGGATAGAGATTGCCCTGGAGGACATAGAGCAGCTAAGGCAGGTCCCCGGCGTCCACGGAATCCACATCATGGCGGTGGGCTGGGAGGAGGAAGCAGTCCCCACTCTGGTGGAAAAGTCCGGCCTCTACCCCCGGCCAGAAGTCAGGCCCTCATGA
- a CDS encoding leucyl aminopeptidase: MEIKVVSGDITQVAVDAVLVNLFEGVDKPSGATGSVDQALGGAITQLIQEGEVKGKLGEVTLIHTLGKIPPKRVAVVGLGKKEAFNLDRARGCVAEGLRALRRTGVARAATITFGAGIGGMEPRQAAQAVAEGAILGLYTFTQHQTKPEGREMKELLLVERDEKRLPQLEEGVRTGRILAEATNQARDMVNQPANFLTPSAMAEAARKVAEARGLGFRVLERAEMEALGMGGILGVAQGSSQPPKLIILEYKGGPPSEPALGLVGKAITFDSGGISIKPSEGMAEMKGDMAGGAAVIAAMGAIAQLKPPINVTALIPATENLPSGSAMKPGDIIRIFGQKTVEVISTDAEGRLILADALAYANKLGLKPLVDLATLTGSCHVALGDFYSGAFSNNQELLDKVVKAGKEAGERHWPMPIDEEYKEQNKSDVADIKNTGGRWGGAITAALFLQEFAGETPWVHLDIAGPSRAERDRGYQVKGGTGVGVRTVVNLALGISGGQAG, encoded by the coding sequence ATGGAAATCAAGGTGGTCTCCGGCGATATCACCCAGGTGGCTGTGGACGCCGTCCTGGTGAACCTGTTTGAGGGGGTGGATAAGCCCTCCGGGGCCACAGGGTCGGTGGACCAAGCCCTGGGCGGTGCCATCACCCAGCTCATCCAGGAAGGGGAGGTCAAGGGCAAGCTGGGCGAGGTAACCCTCATCCATACCCTGGGCAAAATCCCCCCCAAAAGGGTAGCGGTGGTGGGGTTGGGCAAGAAAGAGGCTTTCAACCTGGACCGGGCCAGGGGCTGCGTGGCCGAGGGCCTCCGGGCATTGAGAAGGACCGGGGTGGCGAGGGCGGCCACCATCACCTTTGGGGCTGGAATAGGAGGCATGGAGCCCCGCCAGGCCGCCCAGGCTGTGGCCGAAGGGGCCATCTTGGGCCTTTACACCTTCACCCAGCACCAGACAAAGCCTGAGGGCAGGGAGATGAAGGAGCTCCTCCTGGTGGAGAGGGATGAAAAGAGGCTCCCCCAACTGGAAGAAGGGGTGCGGACTGGGCGGATTCTGGCCGAGGCCACCAATCAGGCCCGGGACATGGTCAATCAGCCCGCCAATTTCCTCACCCCCTCCGCCATGGCCGAGGCCGCCAGGAAGGTGGCCGAGGCCCGGGGCCTCGGCTTCCGGGTGCTGGAGAGGGCAGAGATGGAGGCCCTGGGCATGGGGGGCATCCTGGGGGTGGCCCAGGGGTCCAGCCAGCCCCCCAAGCTCATCATCCTGGAATACAAAGGGGGTCCCCCGTCAGAACCAGCCCTGGGCCTGGTGGGTAAGGCGATTACCTTTGACTCCGGGGGCATCTCCATCAAGCCCTCGGAGGGGATGGCGGAGATGAAGGGCGACATGGCCGGGGGGGCGGCGGTCATCGCCGCCATGGGGGCTATCGCCCAGCTCAAGCCCCCCATCAATGTCACCGCCCTCATCCCCGCCACCGAAAACCTCCCCAGCGGTTCCGCCATGAAGCCGGGGGACATCATCCGCATCTTTGGCCAGAAGACCGTTGAGGTCATCTCCACCGACGCCGAGGGCCGGCTCATCCTGGCCGACGCCCTGGCCTATGCCAATAAGCTGGGCCTGAAGCCGCTGGTGGACCTGGCCACCCTCACCGGCTCCTGCCATGTGGCCCTGGGGGACTTCTATTCCGGGGCCTTCTCCAACAACCAGGAGCTGCTGGACAAGGTAGTCAAGGCTGGGAAGGAGGCGGGGGAACGCCACTGGCCCATGCCCATCGATGAGGAATACAAAGAGCAGAACAAGAGCGACGTGGCCGATATCAAGAACACCGGGGGCCGCTGGGGTGGGGCCATCACCGCCGCCCTCTTCCTCCAGGAGTTCGCCGGGGAGACCCCCTGGGTCCACCTGGACATCGCTGGCCCCTCAAGGGCGGAGAGGGACCGGGGCTACCAGGTAAAGGGGGGCACTGGTGTGGGTGTACGCACCGTGGTAAACTTGGCCCTGGGCATCAGCGGAGGGCAAGCAGGCTAA
- a CDS encoding VanZ family protein, whose product MKRKMVLLGLWTLFLLGLLLGPVGDVGLPTAGAFSHWDKVAHFGLFGITGLVAAYSADFLKPMRMRILFGLIFGLFLAVSSEAAQKLLPYRSSSFNDLMAGVAGVSLTLLLYALLRLR is encoded by the coding sequence ATGAAACGAAAGATGGTCCTCCTTGGCCTGTGGACTCTCTTCCTTCTCGGGCTGCTCCTTGGCCCTGTCGGAGATGTTGGCTTGCCCACCGCTGGAGCCTTCAGCCACTGGGATAAGGTTGCCCATTTTGGTCTTTTTGGGATTACCGGCCTCGTGGCAGCCTATAGCGCCGACTTCCTTAAACCCATGAGAATGCGAATCCTGTTCGGGCTGATATTCGGGCTTTTCCTGGCAGTGTCCTCAGAGGCTGCCCAGAAGCTCCTCCCCTATCGGTCCTCGTCTTTCAATGACCTGATGGCCGGTGTGGCAGGGGTATCCCTGACCCTGCTGCTCTACGCGCTCCTGCGGCTTCGCTGA
- a CDS encoding aldehyde ferredoxin oxidoreductase family protein produces the protein MPGYIGRVLRVDLSSGRIAIEEPSDNFYRQYFGGEGFVGYYLLRDLPPRVDALGPRNRLIFAAGPLTGAPVGGSGRHSVGGKSPLTGAFGEAEAGGYWGAELKFAGFDAIIVEGRAEKPVYILVQEGQAQIKDARHLWGLKTLECQEAIRGELGDGGVKVVQIGPAGENLVRFACIINDLDAAAGRTGMGAVMGSKNLKAIAVRGHQKLALADPQGVAGIARWVRDNAPVNNQDIRDLGTASSVRGLSRRGGLPTRNFQAGSFEGAGRISGEAMRDTIQTGNRRSCYACPVQCKREVKVEEPYQVDPRYGGPEYETIAALGSNCGVDDLKAIAKGGELANGYGLDSISTGATIAFAMECFERGLLTSRDTGGLELRFGNSRAMLEMVERIALRQGLGDILAEGVARAAKKLAPPAQELALHIKGQEVPMHEPRYKQGMGLGYIMSPTGADHCHNMHDSNFTGKSPYLEDMKALGILEPLPLTDLSPAKVRLLIYYTFWVHFLNCAVTCYFVIVYGLVGLERVAELVRAVTGWNTSVWELMKVGERALNMAQAFNRREGFSPADDVLPRRFLTPHPSGPLKGMGIEGKAFSEAKETYYRMMGWPEGRPSRAKLEELGVDWVVPLMEGK, from the coding sequence GTGCCAGGATATATCGGCAGAGTCCTGCGGGTTGACCTCTCCTCGGGAAGGATAGCCATCGAGGAGCCTTCCGACAACTTCTACCGCCAGTATTTCGGCGGGGAAGGCTTTGTTGGCTACTATCTCCTCAGGGACCTGCCCCCCCGGGTGGACGCCTTGGGCCCCCGGAACAGGCTCATCTTCGCCGCCGGGCCCCTGACGGGCGCGCCCGTGGGGGGCTCCGGCCGCCACAGCGTGGGGGGTAAGTCACCCCTCACCGGGGCCTTCGGGGAGGCTGAGGCGGGGGGCTACTGGGGGGCAGAGCTGAAGTTCGCCGGCTTTGACGCCATCATCGTGGAGGGGAGGGCAGAGAAGCCCGTTTATATCCTTGTCCAGGAGGGCCAGGCCCAGATAAAGGACGCCCGTCACCTCTGGGGGCTGAAGACCCTGGAATGCCAGGAGGCCATCCGTGGGGAGCTGGGGGATGGGGGTGTTAAGGTAGTCCAGATAGGACCCGCCGGTGAGAACCTCGTGCGCTTTGCCTGTATCATCAACGACCTGGATGCCGCAGCGGGGCGGACCGGGATGGGGGCGGTGATGGGCTCCAAGAACCTCAAGGCCATTGCCGTCCGGGGGCACCAGAAGCTGGCCCTGGCCGACCCCCAGGGGGTGGCCGGCATCGCCCGCTGGGTGAGGGACAACGCCCCGGTGAACAACCAGGACATAAGGGACCTGGGCACGGCCTCTTCCGTGAGGGGCCTCAGCCGCCGGGGGGGCCTGCCCACCCGCAACTTCCAGGCCGGCTCTTTTGAGGGGGCGGGGAGGATTAGCGGGGAGGCCATGAGGGACACCATCCAGACAGGGAACAGGAGGAGCTGCTATGCCTGCCCCGTCCAGTGCAAGCGGGAGGTCAAGGTGGAGGAGCCCTATCAGGTTGACCCCCGCTATGGTGGGCCGGAATACGAGACCATCGCCGCCCTGGGCTCCAACTGCGGGGTTGATGACCTGAAGGCCATCGCCAAGGGGGGTGAGCTGGCCAACGGCTATGGACTGGACAGCATCTCCACTGGCGCCACCATCGCCTTTGCCATGGAGTGCTTTGAGCGGGGCCTGCTCACTTCCCGTGACACCGGGGGCCTGGAGCTCCGCTTCGGCAACAGCCGGGCCATGCTGGAGATGGTGGAGAGGATTGCCCTCCGTCAGGGCCTGGGGGATATCCTGGCCGAAGGGGTAGCCCGGGCCGCCAAGAAGCTCGCCCCCCCCGCCCAGGAGCTGGCCCTCCACATCAAGGGGCAGGAGGTCCCCATGCATGAGCCCCGCTACAAGCAGGGGATGGGCCTGGGCTACATAATGTCGCCCACCGGGGCGGACCACTGCCACAACATGCACGACTCCAACTTCACGGGCAAGAGCCCTTACCTTGAGGACATGAAGGCCCTGGGCATCCTGGAGCCCCTCCCCCTCACCGACCTCTCCCCGGCCAAGGTCCGCCTCCTTATCTACTACACTTTCTGGGTGCATTTTCTGAACTGCGCCGTCACCTGCTATTTTGTCATCGTCTACGGCCTTGTGGGGCTTGAGAGAGTGGCCGAGCTGGTCCGGGCCGTTACCGGCTGGAACACCTCGGTGTGGGAACTGATGAAGGTGGGGGAGAGGGCCCTGAACATGGCCCAGGCCTTCAACCGGCGGGAGGGCTTCTCCCCGGCCGATGATGTCCTGCCCCGTCGCTTTCTCACCCCCCACCCCTCCGGCCCCCTCAAGGGGATGGGCATAGAGGGAAAGGCCTTTTCAGAGGCCAAAGAGACCTACTACCGGATGATGGGCTGGCCGGAAGGTCGCCCCTCTCGGGCCAAGCTGGAAGAACTGGGGGTTGACTGGGTAGTCCCCCTGATGGAAGGGAAGTGA
- a CDS encoding glycerol-3-phosphate acyltransferase — translation MLSVILLAVCSYLLGSLPQVYLLGRLRGVDLRQEPDLHIALWGRARWTALLAVLGDLAKGAIPVLVGRALGLGPGGVALAGLMVVLGQMWPLPFLSTGGRGNSTGITMALTLAPSAFRFALIPLGLALLVRLWEGSNSRSLPLGMAVAFATLPLASYISRQPLSITLALLGVFLAIILRRLTAGLRADLKVASSRKSLFLNRLLFDRSS, via the coding sequence GTGCTCTCCGTCATCCTCCTGGCCGTATGCTCCTACCTGCTGGGCTCCCTGCCCCAGGTCTATTTGCTGGGGAGGCTTAGGGGAGTGGACCTGAGGCAGGAGCCCGACCTGCATATTGCCCTCTGGGGGAGGGCGAGATGGACCGCCTTGCTGGCTGTTTTGGGCGACCTGGCCAAGGGGGCCATTCCCGTGCTGGTGGGGAGGGCCCTGGGCCTGGGGCCTGGGGGGGTAGCGCTGGCGGGGCTGATGGTGGTCCTGGGCCAGATGTGGCCTCTCCCCTTCCTCAGCACCGGGGGCAGGGGCAACAGCACCGGCATCACCATGGCCCTCACCCTGGCCCCATCGGCCTTCCGTTTCGCCCTGATACCCCTGGGCCTGGCGCTCCTGGTCCGCCTCTGGGAGGGCTCCAACAGCCGGAGCCTGCCCCTGGGCATGGCGGTTGCCTTCGCCACCCTCCCCCTGGCCAGCTATATTTCCCGCCAGCCCCTGAGCATAACCCTGGCCCTTCTGGGGGTATTCCTGGCCATCATCCTCCGCCGCCTCACCGCCGGGCTGAGGGCTGACCTCAAGGTGGCCTCCTCCCGGAAGTCCCTCTTTCTCAACCGCCTTCTCTTTGACCGAAGCTCCTGA
- a CDS encoding methylenetetrahydrofolate reductase C-terminal domain-containing protein, producing the protein MIKARQKPMKDIAPMVAPFSRVLVLGCNTCSAICLAGGEKEVATLASTLRLQSRLNGQQKELGEFVVKRQCEREFVEEARELIQGHDAVLSLACGVGMNFVAEMFPEKPVLPGNDTMFLGLPRELGVFAERCVACGDCIIHLTGGLCPIARCAKHLFNGPCGGSCEGHCEISPDIPCIWQMIYDRLARLGQLASLEELIPVRDWKSNEALGPRSFVRQDLQLKEK; encoded by the coding sequence ATGATAAAGGCCCGTCAGAAGCCCATGAAGGATATCGCCCCGATGGTTGCCCCCTTCTCCCGGGTCCTGGTACTGGGCTGCAATACTTGCTCTGCAATCTGCCTGGCTGGGGGAGAAAAGGAGGTGGCCACCCTGGCCTCCACCCTCCGCCTGCAAAGCCGGCTCAACGGTCAGCAAAAAGAGCTCGGGGAATTTGTGGTGAAGCGGCAGTGCGAGAGGGAATTTGTGGAGGAGGCCCGGGAGCTAATCCAGGGCCATGACGCGGTCCTCTCTCTGGCCTGCGGCGTGGGGATGAATTTTGTGGCCGAGATGTTCCCCGAGAAGCCGGTTCTCCCCGGCAATGATACCATGTTCCTGGGCCTCCCCCGGGAGCTGGGGGTCTTCGCTGAAAGGTGCGTGGCCTGCGGGGACTGCATCATCCACCTCACCGGCGGTCTCTGCCCCATCGCCCGCTGTGCCAAGCACCTCTTCAATGGCCCCTGCGGCGGCTCCTGCGAGGGCCACTGTGAAATTTCCCCCGACATCCCCTGCATCTGGCAGATGATATACGATAGGCTGGCCCGCTTGGGCCAGCTGGCCAGCCTGGAGGAGCTGATACCTGTCCGGGACTGGAAGTCCAACGAAGCCCTGGGCCCCCGGAGCTTCGTCCGGCAGGACCTGCAACTGAAGGAGAAATAG
- a CDS encoding MBL fold metallo-hydrolase, with amino-acid sequence MKVKWLGHACFLITSEKGPRVITDPYGAMGGLFYGPIKESADVVIITHDHLDHNNAKAVAGAEAVKGPGTKEAKGIEFMGLPTHHDEKGGRERGENTVFCFTLDELRVCHLGDLGRPLTDAEAKQIGKVDVLFIPVGGFYTMDAKGASGVVDQLGPGVVIPMHYKTPRLGWSIAGVEPFLQGKPRVRQVNGSEVELKADQLPPAQEIVVLEPAL; translated from the coding sequence TTGAAGGTCAAGTGGCTGGGACATGCCTGCTTTCTTATTACCTCGGAGAAGGGCCCCAGGGTCATCACCGACCCCTATGGCGCTATGGGGGGACTCTTCTACGGCCCAATAAAGGAATCGGCCGATGTGGTCATCATTACCCACGACCACCTTGACCACAACAACGCCAAAGCAGTGGCCGGGGCGGAGGCAGTGAAGGGGCCGGGCACGAAAGAGGCCAAAGGCATTGAGTTCATGGGCCTCCCCACCCACCACGACGAGAAAGGGGGGCGGGAGCGGGGGGAAAATACCGTCTTCTGCTTCACCCTGGACGAGTTGCGGGTGTGCCACCTGGGGGACCTGGGCCGCCCCCTCACCGATGCCGAGGCCAAACAGATAGGAAAAGTGGACGTCCTCTTTATCCCGGTGGGGGGTTTCTATACCATGGATGCCAAAGGGGCCAGCGGGGTGGTGGACCAGCTAGGCCCAGGGGTGGTCATCCCCATGCACTACAAGACGCCCAGGCTCGGCTGGTCCATTGCCGGGGTAGAGCCTTTCCTTCAGGGCAAGCCTCGGGTGCGGCAGGTGAATGGGAGCGAGGTAGAGCTCAAGGCAGACCAGCTCCCCCCGGCCCAGGAGATTGTTGTCCTGGAGCCGGCCCTCTGA
- a CDS encoding TM2 domain-containing protein gives MYCRNCGKEIPVQAELCVACGVRPPRGDRFCQNCGAETDLKAEVCVKCGTRLGPAAGEKDWLTALLLSIFLGYIAVDRFYLGYVGLGILKLFIAVVTLGIAGWVWWLIDLILIATNSLKDAKGRPLTKR, from the coding sequence ATGTACTGTCGAAACTGCGGAAAAGAGATACCCGTACAGGCGGAACTCTGTGTTGCCTGCGGTGTCAGGCCCCCAAGGGGAGACAGATTCTGCCAGAACTGCGGGGCCGAAACCGACCTGAAGGCCGAAGTCTGCGTTAAGTGTGGCACGCGCCTTGGGCCGGCAGCTGGAGAGAAGGACTGGCTAACGGCCCTGCTGCTTTCCATCTTCTTGGGGTACATCGCTGTTGACCGATTCTATCTGGGCTATGTGGGGCTTGGCATTCTGAAGCTTTTCATCGCTGTGGTAACCCTCGGTATTGCCGGCTGGGTCTGGTGGTTGATTGACCTTATTCTGATTGCCACCAATAGCTTGAAAGACGCAAAAGGTCGCCCCCTCACGAAGCGATAG
- a CDS encoding ferredoxin gives MWAGSREYNSRMKIIVLRERCTGLANCIGVVPEVFELDKEGRAVVMDPLNADDHTLLRAAKGCTQNAIILLDDRGHQVYP, from the coding sequence GTGTGGGCCGGGAGCCGGGAATACAATAGCAGAATGAAGATTATCGTCCTGCGGGAGCGGTGTACCGGGCTCGCCAACTGCATCGGGGTGGTCCCCGAGGTCTTTGAACTGGATAAGGAGGGCAGGGCCGTGGTGATGGACCCCCTCAACGCCGATGACCACACCCTGCTGCGGGCCGCCAAGGGCTGTACCCAGAATGCTATCATCCTCCTGGACGACCGGGGCCACCAGGTCTACCCATGA
- a CDS encoding FAD-dependent oxidoreductase: MVQPPCQNACPVHQDARGYLAAVATGDFDRAAEIVLETNPLPFVCATICAHPCEEKCRRGQADQPLSIRALKRVAMEQGRPGAVPAPTPSHPEKVAVIGAGPAGLTAGHDLARMGYPVTIFEREAMPGGAMAYFVPLYRLPRELVKRDIEAIRALGVDIQTDKALGRDITLEQLKHQGFRAVVLSLGLPLSRKLRIPGEEGEGVLLALPFLRAVNLEGHRLPPGKKVIVIGGGNVAVDAARSALRAGAKTVIMVCLEAAHEMPASPWEIAEAQEEGIEINCSWGPKEIIRRNGKVAVINCMAVKAVFDEHGRFNPSFYEDRCTLMEGDIIILAIGQAPDIGMLPKLGIPLNDRGQLVFDPQTMATGREGVFACGETVLGPGSAVRAMAHGRRAALAVDAYLRGDKFTFQEPSALGALAPEVVEDIERVERHPLPLSEGGRRITSFELVDLGYSPQVGAREGRRCLNCGNGAELREEKCVACLTCVRVCPYGVPVVRAAGKVDIRVDQCQACGICVSECPAGAIAFRMPGVEDIPRRVRAAMKGGRKETVFFCSYDTVFLQGADTSGMVPVPCLGKIDVRHLLQAAELGAERITLIGCADADCPYQRTLRWAQCRVETANRLLQGAGLGEGVVRLLQLAPQEFAHLSEFLAPSAKEAA, translated from the coding sequence ATGGTCCAGCCCCCCTGCCAGAATGCCTGTCCCGTCCACCAGGACGCTCGAGGTTACCTGGCAGCTGTTGCCACCGGGGACTTCGACCGGGCGGCGGAGATAGTCCTGGAGACCAATCCCCTGCCCTTTGTCTGCGCTACCATCTGCGCCCACCCCTGCGAGGAGAAGTGCCGCCGGGGGCAGGCGGACCAGCCCCTGTCTATCCGGGCCCTCAAGAGGGTGGCTATGGAGCAGGGCAGGCCGGGGGCAGTCCCCGCCCCCACCCCCTCTCACCCGGAGAAGGTCGCGGTCATTGGCGCGGGCCCGGCGGGCCTCACTGCCGGCCATGACCTGGCCCGCATGGGCTACCCCGTCACCATCTTTGAGCGGGAGGCCATGCCAGGGGGAGCGATGGCCTACTTCGTCCCACTCTACCGCCTGCCACGGGAGCTGGTGAAGAGAGATATAGAGGCCATCCGGGCCCTGGGGGTGGATATCCAGACCGACAAGGCCCTGGGCCGGGATATTACACTGGAGCAGTTGAAGCACCAGGGCTTCCGGGCCGTCGTCCTCAGCCTGGGCCTTCCCCTGAGCCGCAAGCTGCGCATCCCGGGGGAGGAGGGGGAAGGGGTGCTCTTGGCTCTGCCCTTCCTCAGAGCCGTAAACCTTGAGGGCCACCGCCTGCCCCCCGGGAAAAAGGTCATTGTCATCGGGGGGGGGAATGTGGCCGTGGATGCCGCCCGCAGCGCCCTGCGGGCAGGGGCCAAGACCGTCATCATGGTCTGCCTGGAAGCTGCGCATGAGATGCCCGCCTCTCCCTGGGAGATAGCCGAGGCCCAGGAGGAGGGCATCGAAATCAATTGCTCTTGGGGTCCCAAGGAGATTATCCGCCGCAACGGCAAGGTGGCAGTGATAAACTGCATGGCCGTGAAGGCGGTCTTTGATGAGCATGGGAGGTTCAACCCTTCCTTCTACGAAGACCGCTGCACCCTGATGGAGGGGGACATCATCATCCTGGCCATCGGCCAGGCCCCAGATATCGGTATGCTGCCCAAGCTGGGCATCCCTCTGAACGATAGAGGGCAGCTCGTCTTTGACCCCCAGACCATGGCCACCGGCAGGGAGGGTGTCTTTGCCTGCGGCGAGACCGTGCTGGGGCCCGGCTCGGCTGTGCGGGCCATGGCCCACGGCCGCCGGGCTGCCCTGGCCGTGGATGCCTACCTCCGCGGGGATAAATTCACCTTCCAGGAGCCTTCAGCCCTGGGCGCTCTGGCCCCGGAGGTGGTGGAAGACATAGAGAGGGTAGAAAGACACCCCTTGCCCCTCTCAGAAGGGGGGCGGAGGATAACCTCCTTTGAGCTGGTGGACCTGGGCTATAGCCCTCAGGTTGGGGCCCGGGAGGGCCGCCGCTGTTTGAACTGCGGCAATGGTGCCGAGCTCCGGGAGGAGAAGTGCGTCGCCTGCCTCACCTGCGTGCGGGTCTGCCCCTACGGGGTCCCCGTGGTCCGGGCAGCAGGCAAGGTGGATATACGGGTGGACCAGTGCCAGGCCTGCGGTATCTGTGTCAGTGAGTGCCCTGCCGGGGCCATCGCCTTCCGCATGCCAGGGGTGGAGGACATCCCCCGGAGGGTCCGGGCAGCCATGAAGGGGGGAAGAAAAGAAACGGTCTTCTTTTGCAGCTATGACACCGTCTTCCTCCAGGGCGCTGATACCTCCGGCATGGTACCTGTGCCCTGCCTGGGAAAGATTGATGTTAGGCACCTCCTTCAGGCGGCAGAGTTGGGGGCGGAACGGATAACGCTGATTGGCTGTGCTGATGCCGACTGCCCCTACCAGCGGACCCTCCGCTGGGCCCAGTGCCGGGTAGAGACTGCCAACAGGCTCCTCCAGGGGGCGGGGCTGGGTGAGGGGGTCGTGAGGCTCCTGCAGCTTGCTCCGCAAGAGTTTGCCCACCTGTCGGAGTTCCTGGCACCATCTGCCAAGGAGGCCGCATGA